The uncultured Methanolobus sp. sequence GCCGGGTGTGAGGACATGGCCCTCACCATTGCAACACAACTGTTCTCCTGTGACGTGGAGGCTGTGGAAGTAATACAGGTAATCAAGGACATTGGAGATCACGGCTAAAGTCACGGCTAAAGTCCTCACACATCATACAACAAGATTTATATGCCCCCAAACCGAATATAGCTTGTATACATGTTGCGTTCATGGGGTCAGAACACTTGCTTCGGCAGGTGCCCCATGCACCAACCTACTCTTTTTCTACACACTGCCACGGCCAATAGCCGTAGGTCGCATGCTCGGCAACGCATATACCTATCGTGAAAACCACACCTGAATTCATGTACAGGCAAAAAGAGAACCACCGGTCAGGAGTCATGCCATCCACCTGTATCCATCGTCCACATCCACAATCTCACCGTTTCGCTTAAGACGTGAAAGATGCCCATTGATCGCATCAATTCCAACCCTTGTCGTCCTGGCAAGAGCTTCGAAATTCTCTTTGGAAATGTACGTGTGCTTACCAAGCTGTTCAACTATGATGTCGTGGAGTTCATCCTGACCGGGGTTCAAAAGTACTTTTGCAAATGGTTCATCATCTGTTTTCAGTGCAGAGATCACCTCCACCCTTTCAAACACATTGGAAGGATTGGGCGGGCCGCCGCGTTCCGCGACGTAATTGTTGATAGCTTCTCCAGCCTCATCCCAACTCAGTCCCATATAAGACTCCAGACCATGCCGTATCCTGTTAAGTCCAGCCTCCCACAGATGTTTCCCGTCGGAATATAAACGGAACTCCTCAACCAGATTGTGAATAAACGACCACACATCTTCATCATTCACAGCACCCGTTGCCGCCCCACTCATATCCGCAACAACTTCCTCCATATCCTCCAGCTCATCATCGTATCCACGGGTCTGTCCCACTCTCCATCTCTTACTCCTGACCATCGTCTCCGGCTCAACCCACTTGCACGTATAGGACATAATCTCCTCAACCAGATCAACATCCCTGACATCCGGCTGTTCCCTGTTATCAAGTGCAGCCGATATCTTAACAAGGTCCTCCACATATCCCACAAGCCTGTTCCTCGAATGTATATGGTCCTGGGCAAACAATCGCTTAAACACCATCTTAAGACGGCCAATAACCACCTGCGAAAGTTTCATCTTCAACCACTTTTTAGATGCCTGCTGAATATAGTCGCGGATATCCTGTGAATACACCAGCCTCTTAAGCTCAGCCTCCTCATGGTATGTATTAATCCTTGACACACCGGTATATTCCTCACCATCATCCTTATTGTCCGGGTGGCCACAATAAATCGCGACATATATATAAAAATATTCACAATGTACACCTGCAAAAACAGACACCATATGGCACAGTATATATTTTATTATAAACTCACACTTACCCACTTTATGTGTATATCCGCCCCAAACGTGTATATACAATAAAAATATTATATGTCCCGGTGGCAAATATTACATATTTGTAAATGGTAAATCATGATAGATATAACCATTATCGGTAGCCACTTGTGAGAAATCCCACTCATCGTTTTTTTATATGATTCCTGTAGCTTTAAATATTATAAAGACATAGGTTTGGATGTAGCCAACCTTCACACAGTTGGTTATCTTGTGTGTGCTATTTTTACTCACCGCGCATTGCATGGTGAGATGGGTTGCACTACACACGCGCACAAATGGGGCGTAGACTTCACACATCTGCGCCCGTTTACTCTCATTCTGAACAACTCTATTACCACTGACATCAGGTTTTTTATGTAGGTCTTTGTATCAATCGCACACATGCTATTTGTCTGCACTTCTATACTTCTACTTTTCTATACTTCTACTTTTCTATACTTCCACAATTCGAAGTTTCGAAAAGTTTAAATATCTGCATTCCCATGTATATATTGTGTGCGTGTGACAGGTGATTAACCAGCTTTCATGTCGAATGGAATGCTTAAGCTATTAACCAACCCGTAAAATGTTCATAAACTCCCTGACAGCCTGTCACACGTACTAAACTACCAAAAAACCTGTTTTAAATTTATCATTTTGTTTAAATTATACCTAAATTTTATATTTAAGAACTGACTTTTAGTATTGATGACTCTTACGACAGAGATCGAGTTATACAATCTTGCAGATCTGGCCATCAGGATAATTGACTGCCCGGACAAACTGTACACACCGGAGGAAGCCGCTGCTGAAATGATGCGGTTTACTACAAAAGAGATATCCCCGGCAATGTACATGGAGTTTCGGAATCAATACCTGAGTGGAAAGATCAGGGTCGATGAGCTGTCAAAGCCGGTATTGCCCAAACAGACCGTTATGGAAGGGGTCCCACGGTCCCTGGAGGAGCTTGCAGCATTTGCTCAGCTTGACACACTGGGTATTCGTATGGGTGTGATGCAGATGGCATTCAAAATGTATGAGGATACATATGAGGACGACAACAAAAGGGATGCCTTAAAAGCCCTCAAACTGATCCTTGACACCACAGACTCTGTTGACAGGAAAGTAAAGGCAGTCAATGCAAGTGATCCGGCTGCAGGTGTCCTGATGAGCGAAGCATTCCAGAATTTCAAAGAATACCTGGCCGAGATCAACAGGGAGCACCCTGAGTACGGTCTCATGGACAAACTCAAGACAAAAATGCAAGAAAAAAGAGTACAAGAAAAAAGTACAAGATAACAAGGAGCAAGAGTCATGATGCGTGTGTGTACAGGTGTGGCAGATGAAATTTCCAACAGGATCAAAAGTAACTCACAAACACTACGGAACAGGCACAGTTCAGGGATATTTCTCTGACAAACAGACATATCTGATAGACTTTGGCTTCAACAAGCCGCGTTATTGCTATCAGTGTGATCTGGGTTCTCATGTAGTCGTGGAAACCAATCCCCAGAACACCCTGGATATGTTCGCATAACTAAAAAATCCATCAAAAGTGCGTGTGTGATACAATTGAAAGAAGGCGACATAGTAAAACATACCCGATACGGGACCGGTAAAGTAATCAGATCTAACCCTGGCAGGCAAAAGTCTGATGTAATCTTCGCAGACGGGACTGCAGTAGACTGTAGTTGGGATACCCTGGAAATAATCAGTGGTGATGAGCAGTGAATCCAGCAGATTTGGTGCACATTGGGTGTCTATGCCTGTGTTTGGGTCCCATCTCCTTATATTCAGGGTATATGGCCCTTAAAAAATGGCGCAGGGGCAGGCCATAATGGGGAATCGGGGTAAAAAAGGCGGCAGAAACAGCAAAAATTCCGGAAAATCAGGCAGAAACTGGCCAAAAAACCTGAAAAAACAGGCGAAAACAGACAAAAAACCTGAAAAAACATATTCATGTAAGCCCGAAAAGCCAAATTCCGGCAGGAAAAGACGCTTTTTCATCAAATATCTGCAAAAACACTATCCTGATTGGGACAAATGAGCTCAAATTACGACCCGTTGGCTGAAATAGAGGCTGCTCTAATCGAAGATGTGGAAAATACAGCCACTCATAAGACACTTTCTGAGTGGGTTTCGCAGTTTCGGACCTTAAAAGGCAAGCCCTGGCAGTGGGTAGCGCACGAAAAACCCCCAATGGGACGTGAAATAGTCAAGGATTTCCGCTTTTTGATAGACATTTATGATGACAATGCAGACCAAATAGTCATAAAAAAGAGCCGTCAGATGGCTGTTTCAGAATTCGGGATCAACTGGATCATGGGTACAGTGACCACAGTACCATATACAACCGCTGTTCATATCTTCCCGAACCAAGATCAGGCCAAGAAATTCAGTATGGTGCGACTTACACCTGTATTTGACAGAAAAGATTCTCCTAAACTTGCCAGATACCTTGTAGATCCTGACCAGATATACAAGCAATCCAGTGCGCTTCACGCAGCTGCCAACGTATATCACAAGCAGTTTACCAACCATAGCAACTATATCCTTTCCTTTGTAGGCGGTTCTAACACCAAATCCACCGATGCAAGGTCTGTATCTGCAGACATACTTTTCTTTGACGAGTCCAAGGACCTTCCGGAAGAGAAAATAGCCGATGTAATGGAATGCATGTCGCAGTCTGCCATCCGTAAGATGCGTATGGTAGGTACTCCCGATCTGGAAGGAACCGTATTTGACAACAAATACCTGGATTCTGATCGTCGGGAATGGGTAATCAGCTGCAAAGAATGCGGATCTCAGCAGATAATCACAATGGATAACATCTATCCGGTAGACGCTGCCCCTTCTCAGGAAATAAGGGACCGCGGTTCCCTCTACTACTATGCATGTATTGACTGCATGGAGGAGCTGGACAGGTCATGTGAGTACGGTAAATGGATATCACAGAACCCAGGAGCATCAGTACATGGCTATCACATATCTCAACTCATGGCATCGTGGATCACAGCTGACGAGATCATGCAGAAAAAGGCAGAAAACGCCAAATATCCCTACAAGTTCGCCAACGAAGTACTGGGTGAAACCTACACCGGTGGCGAAAAACCAATAACAGTATCAAAACTCATCAACTGTAAAGTAACACCAGGTGAAATACTAGGTACATTCAAGTACGTAACCATAGGTGTAGACTGGGGTAACCACTCTCATTATGTAGTCATGGGTGCAAACAACTCCAAAGCCCGCTATCTGCTGGAATATGGAATATGGTCCGACATCCAGATCCGCGACCACGCCTTTAACCTGGTAGAACTTGCCACCGTCTATGCTCCTGACCTGATGATCCTTGACTCAGGATATGGCAAGGCACAGAACCAGTACGTATTTCAGGCATGCCCCGGCAAAGCATACGGGTGTTTCTACAAAGAATCAGCATTTCATCCGGAGTGGAAGATCATAGACACAACCACCGACGAATTCGGCGAGGCTGAAATACCACTCAAAAAAGAAGACTGGCAGTATCATGTTACATGTAACCACACTGCCCTGTGCGACAGCCTTGAGCATGAAATCAACAATGCCATTCTCAAAATACCCATAGAAGAAAACGACAACCTGACACCCGGCCTGTCTCCTGTAAGGGAGTACATGGACAATCTCACCCTTGCCAGAGTAGTGACATCTGAGAGAGGCGGAGTAAACAAACGCAGGTGGATAATCACTAAAGCCCACAATTATGCAGCGACGGCCTATGCCAACATGGCAATGGATCACCTGATATCAAACTATGGAGAAACAACAAATGACGCCGAAGGATCGCCAGGATTCTTTGCACCAAGAGCCTACTGACATTGATGCAAGGATACAGGCAGCAGTAAAAAAGACAGCAGTAATTGACCTGGATGGCACAATACTGCGTTCGTCGTCCTGTAATAACAGATAGCCAATTCCCCTTTGATCTAAGAGATGGCGAACTCTACGTGAACGATATCGTCGGGGATGTAGTATGTATGGAATGCGACAAAGTAGTTAACGAATACTCTCATCCAAAGAAAATTACTTAAACTCATAACTCACTAATTGAACTTATCTGTTCAGGCAGATGTGCGTGTGTGATGCAAATGTGTAATCGAAAAGATAATTCTGAAAATCATAGTTTAGATAAATCTACATTTCTTAAAGTAGACAACTCTACACATCCTAATGTAGATAATTCTATAAATATTGATGAAGATTTCCCGCCAATTAGAAATAAAGATATATTTATTTTTCCAGATAAAGATATATCTACATCCAGAAATGAAGAAATCCGGAAAGACAAAATCACCGGTCTTGTGGTAGTGTATAACCAGGATACCAATAAAATCCGTCAGATCCCACTCATTGTATCGTACCATGGGAATCCCAAACAGTGCCCGTATATACTGACAAGTGACAAAATATGGGGTATCATTCCGGTAACAGGGGCGTACCACGTCCACACTAGCGACAACGACGGCAAGCGCGTGGATATAGGCTATGAGTTTGAAGGCGCAACATATCCAAACTGGGAAGATCACAGGATAGATGTACTGAACAACACTGTAGTGGGGCCTCAGTATGTACCAATGGATTGAAAAACTGAGTACCAGGATTGAGAACGAACTGCGCTGGTGGCTGAATATGCCACTTGTGACATTCACTCAGATGGACTATGATGCCCGGCTTCCGGAGAGATCTTACAAGGAAGATGCATGTGATGATGTCCGGATAAACAAGAACGTGAAGATATATCCCGGTCAGGTAGTACAGGCAGCAACAGGTATAATATCCGAAATAACACCGGGTTTTTTCATAGAATTCAGACCCCGGTCCGGTCTGGCATCAGATGGTATGGTCATAGCAAACTCCCCTGCAACAATCGATTCTAATTATCGGGGCGAGTGGAAGCTTTTGCTTGGAAACATCGGTGAAAAACTAATTGTCCTTGAAACCGGAGATCGTGCAGTTCAGATGAGAGTAGTGAGACTCTCTCGTCCACGGTACAAAATTGACAAAATAAGATCATGGACCACAAGAGGAAGTGATGGCATTGGGAGCACGGGACTGGCATAACAGGTATTACTCCTGCCTGTGTTTTTTCTTTTTATCGGCATTCTTTATGGTAATCGCCCTGGGATGCATAGGTGCAACAAAAACACTGAGTCATAACCCAGGTGCATTGGGGCTTGTATCCATATCAGGACTGATGTCACTTGCGGTTGTAGGGATAGTCATGCGTGCGTGATATTTTGATTGACTATAGCAAATACGGTATTGTCTTCAAGGAAGAGGATGTGGGTAAAGGCATAACCATGGAATCAGCCTATAATGAAGAAGGCAATTATATTGGTGACCGTGACACAGCAAGGAATCTCGTAAAAATGGGAATCAAACCATATGCCATCAAAAAAGGCGGTGTATGCTGCATTGGTTTCAACGAAGAAGAACAGAAGTGGTACGGATGGTCCCATCGTGCAATCTACGGTTTCGGAATAGGCTCTGTATCAAGAAAGGTGACGCCGGGTACGAAGTACTCGGAAATTTCAAAGCCAGGGACCTGGACGATGCAAAACTGATGGCAAAAGCATTTGCAAAAGCCGTGAGCTGATTTAGAACCAACAGTAAAAATAAAGTAAGCAATTAGTTTAATGATATAATTTTATAATACCACTCATACATATATCATAAAATCAATGAGTATCTGACTAAGATGTCAGATTGGATGTGTGTGTAATATATACTGGGGTGGACGTTAAACACATCCAACAACTGTCTGACATTCTCACATTATTGTTTTTATGTACTATTTTGTTACACAGATTTGTTTTTTATATAAAGGTATCCTACTTGCATAGGTCCACCCCACCCCATATGTGCGTGGGCAACGTGCAAAAAACGAGAGAAGGATTTCTTTCTCTCGTGCACAACTATTTTTCAAATAAATAACAACGGACCCGAAGGGATCAGGGTGTACCTGACAGAACACGATGGGCCAAGCTACCAGTATTTCGACAATAGAAAATGAGAGGAAACACCATCGGTATCCACACGCAACTAATAAATAGTTTGCAAATAAATATTGGGTGTCAACACAAAGGAGGTGAATACCGTAGTGTTACATATCAGCAAAGGTGATTTCATATTCCACCTCGAAATCACCCTTGCAGAAATTGTAGCTGCCATTTTGGCAGCTCTTTTTCTAATATGTAATATGAGGTTTTACTTTAAAATCTTTGTGTTGACATTCTTATTATACGGGTGATTTACTATGACTGAACTTGAAATGAACGACAAAGCACGAGTCCTGTTCGGTTTCATAAAAGCTAAATGGGGAATAAGGGCATTCGCAAGTATCAACTGC is a genomic window containing:
- a CDS encoding phage terminase large subunit family protein; translation: MSSNYDPLAEIEAALIEDVENTATHKTLSEWVSQFRTLKGKPWQWVAHEKPPMGREIVKDFRFLIDIYDDNADQIVIKKSRQMAVSEFGINWIMGTVTTVPYTTAVHIFPNQDQAKKFSMVRLTPVFDRKDSPKLARYLVDPDQIYKQSSALHAAANVYHKQFTNHSNYILSFVGGSNTKSTDARSVSADILFFDESKDLPEEKIADVMECMSQSAIRKMRMVGTPDLEGTVFDNKYLDSDRREWVISCKECGSQQIITMDNIYPVDAAPSQEIRDRGSLYYYACIDCMEELDRSCEYGKWISQNPGASVHGYHISQLMASWITADEIMQKKAENAKYPYKFANEVLGETYTGGEKPITVSKLINCKVTPGEILGTFKYVTIGVDWGNHSHYVVMGANNSKARYLLEYGIWSDIQIRDHAFNLVELATVYAPDLMILDSGYGKAQNQYVFQACPGKAYGCFYKESAFHPEWKIIDTTTDEFGEAEIPLKKEDWQYHVTCNHTALCDSLEHEINNAILKIPIEENDNLTPGLSPVREYMDNLTLARVVTSERGGVNKRRWIITKAHNYAATAYANMAMDHLISNYGETTNDAEGSPGFFAPRAY